One genomic window of Camelina sativa cultivar DH55 chromosome 5, Cs, whole genome shotgun sequence includes the following:
- the LOC104785442 gene encoding protein DA1-related 2 isoform X2: MDSSSSSSSSSSPSSSYGVARVSHISNPCIFGEVGSSSSSTYRDKRWKLMKWVSKLFKSGSNGGSGAARTNHHPPQFQEDENMVFPLPPSSLDDRSRGGRDKEELDRAISLSLADDRKRPHGYGWSTDNNRDFPRPFHGGLNPSSFIPPYDPSYQCRRRQRICGGCNRDIGMGNYLGCMGTFFHPECFCCHSCGYAITEHEFSLSGTKPYHKLCFKELTHPKCEVCHHFIPTNDAGLIEYRCHPFWNQKYCPAHEYDKTARCCSCERLESWDVRYYTLDDGRSLCLECMETAITDTGECQPLYHAIRDYYEGMYMKLDQQIPMLLVQREALNDAIVGEKNGYHHMPETRGLCLSEEQTVTSVLRRPRLGAHRLVGMRTQPQKLIRKCEVTAILVLYGLPRLLTGAILAHELMHGWLRLKGYRNLNPEVEEGICQVLSYMWLESEVLSDTSSRNLPSTSSAAMPSSSSSSNKKGGKSNVEKKLGEFFKHQIAHDASPAYGGGFRAANAAVCKYGLRPTLDHIRYTGTFPL, encoded by the exons atggattcttcttcctcttcctcttcttcttcttctccttcctcttcctACGGTGTTGCTCGTGTCAGCCATATCTCCAATCCTTGTATCTTCG GGGAAGTTGGGTCGTCATCTTCGTCAACATATAGAGATAAGAGATGGAAGTTGATGAAATGGGTGAGTAAGCTTTTCAAGAGTGGCTCTAATGGTGGTAGTGGTGCAGCTCGCACtaatcatcatcctcctcagTTTCAAGAGGACGAGAATATGGTCTTTCCTCTACCTCCTTCTTCTTTG GATGATCGGTCGAGAGGTGGACGGGACAAAGAAGAACTCGACCGTGCAATTTCACTTTCTCTAGCTGACGACAGGAAGCGCCCACATG GGTATGGTTGGTCTACGGATAACAATCGAGATTTTCCAAGGCCTTTTCACGGTGGCTTGAATCCATCATCCTTCATTCCACCGTATGATCCTTCCTATCAATGCAGACGAAGACAAAG AATATGCGGTGGTTGCAATCGTGATATTGGAATGGGTAACTATCTAGGATGCATGGGCACATTCTTTCATCCAGAATGCTTCTGTTGCCACTCTTGTGGTTACGCTATCACTGAGCATGAG TTCTCTCTGTCAGGAACCAAACCCTATCATAAGCTTTGTTTCAAAGAGCTTACTCATCCCAAATGCGAAGTTTGTCACCATTTT ATCCCAACTAATGATGCTGGTTTGATCGAGTATCGATGCCATCCGTTTTGGAACCAAAAGTATTGCCCGGCTCACGAATACGATAAAACCGCTCGTTGTTGTAGCTGTGAACGCTTGGAG TCATGGGATGTGAGATATTACACGTTAGACGATGGGAGAAGTTTGTGTTTAGAATGCATGGAAACTGCGATAACCGATACTGGAGAGTGTCAACCGCTTTACCACGCGATAAGAGACTATTACGAAGGAATGTACATGAAACTTGATCAACAGATTCCTATGCTTCTTGTTCAAAGAGAAGCTCTCAATGATGCTATCGTAGGAGAGAAAAAC GGATACCATCACATGCCTGAGACAAGAGGTTTATGCTTGTCAGAAGAACAAACAGTTACAAGT GTTCTTAGAAGACCGAGACTTGGTGCTCACCGTCTTGTAGGTATGAGAACTCAGCCACAAAAGCTAATACGAAAATGTGAAGTCACTGCGATTCTAGTTCTCTACGGCCTCCCAAG GTTACTAACCGGAGCTATTCTCGCCCATGAGCTCATGCACGGATGGCTAAGGCTCAAAG GGTATAGAAACCTTAACCCTGAGGTAGAGGAAGGAATCTGCCAAGTCCTCTCTTACATGTGGCTTGAATCTGAGGTTCTCTCAGATACTTCATCAAGAAACTTGCCTTCAACATCATCGGCGGCCatgccatcatcatcatcgtcttctaaCAAGAAAGGAGGGAAATCAAACGTGGAGAAGAAACTTGGAGAGTTCTTTAAGCATCAGATAGCTCATGATGCATCTCCAGCTTATGGAGGAGGTTTCAGAGCAGCAAATGCAGCGGTTTGTAAGTACGGTCTGCGTCCCACTCTCGACCATATCCGCTACACTGGAACTTTTCCTTTGTGA
- the LOC104785442 gene encoding protein DA1-related 2 isoform X3, translating into MDSSSSSSSSSSPSSSYGVARVSHISNPCIFGEVGSSSSSTYRDKRWKLMKWVSKLFKSGSNGGSGAARTNHHPPQFQEDENMDDRSRGGRDKEELDRAISLSLADDRKRPHGYGWSTDNNRDFPRPFHGGLNPSSFIPPYDPSYQCRRRQSRICGGCNRDIGMGNYLGCMGTFFHPECFCCHSCGYAITEHEFSLSGTKPYHKLCFKELTHPKCEVCHHFIPTNDAGLIEYRCHPFWNQKYCPAHEYDKTARCCSCERLESWDVRYYTLDDGRSLCLECMETAITDTGECQPLYHAIRDYYEGMYMKLDQQIPMLLVQREALNDAIVGEKNGYHHMPETRGLCLSEEQTVTSVLRRPRLGAHRLVGMRTQPQKLIRKCEVTAILVLYGLPRLLTGAILAHELMHGWLRLKGYRNLNPEVEEGICQVLSYMWLESEVLSDTSSRNLPSTSSAAMPSSSSSSNKKGGKSNVEKKLGEFFKHQIAHDASPAYGGGFRAANAAVCKYGLRPTLDHIRYTGTFPL; encoded by the exons atggattcttcttcctcttcctcttcttcttcttctccttcctcttcctACGGTGTTGCTCGTGTCAGCCATATCTCCAATCCTTGTATCTTCG GGGAAGTTGGGTCGTCATCTTCGTCAACATATAGAGATAAGAGATGGAAGTTGATGAAATGGGTGAGTAAGCTTTTCAAGAGTGGCTCTAATGGTGGTAGTGGTGCAGCTCGCACtaatcatcatcctcctcagTTTCAAGAGGACGAGAATATG GATGATCGGTCGAGAGGTGGACGGGACAAAGAAGAACTCGACCGTGCAATTTCACTTTCTCTAGCTGACGACAGGAAGCGCCCACATG GGTATGGTTGGTCTACGGATAACAATCGAGATTTTCCAAGGCCTTTTCACGGTGGCTTGAATCCATCATCCTTCATTCCACCGTATGATCCTTCCTATCAATGCAGACGAAGACAAAG TAGAATATGCGGTGGTTGCAATCGTGATATTGGAATGGGTAACTATCTAGGATGCATGGGCACATTCTTTCATCCAGAATGCTTCTGTTGCCACTCTTGTGGTTACGCTATCACTGAGCATGAG TTCTCTCTGTCAGGAACCAAACCCTATCATAAGCTTTGTTTCAAAGAGCTTACTCATCCCAAATGCGAAGTTTGTCACCATTTT ATCCCAACTAATGATGCTGGTTTGATCGAGTATCGATGCCATCCGTTTTGGAACCAAAAGTATTGCCCGGCTCACGAATACGATAAAACCGCTCGTTGTTGTAGCTGTGAACGCTTGGAG TCATGGGATGTGAGATATTACACGTTAGACGATGGGAGAAGTTTGTGTTTAGAATGCATGGAAACTGCGATAACCGATACTGGAGAGTGTCAACCGCTTTACCACGCGATAAGAGACTATTACGAAGGAATGTACATGAAACTTGATCAACAGATTCCTATGCTTCTTGTTCAAAGAGAAGCTCTCAATGATGCTATCGTAGGAGAGAAAAAC GGATACCATCACATGCCTGAGACAAGAGGTTTATGCTTGTCAGAAGAACAAACAGTTACAAGT GTTCTTAGAAGACCGAGACTTGGTGCTCACCGTCTTGTAGGTATGAGAACTCAGCCACAAAAGCTAATACGAAAATGTGAAGTCACTGCGATTCTAGTTCTCTACGGCCTCCCAAG GTTACTAACCGGAGCTATTCTCGCCCATGAGCTCATGCACGGATGGCTAAGGCTCAAAG GGTATAGAAACCTTAACCCTGAGGTAGAGGAAGGAATCTGCCAAGTCCTCTCTTACATGTGGCTTGAATCTGAGGTTCTCTCAGATACTTCATCAAGAAACTTGCCTTCAACATCATCGGCGGCCatgccatcatcatcatcgtcttctaaCAAGAAAGGAGGGAAATCAAACGTGGAGAAGAAACTTGGAGAGTTCTTTAAGCATCAGATAGCTCATGATGCATCTCCAGCTTATGGAGGAGGTTTCAGAGCAGCAAATGCAGCGGTTTGTAAGTACGGTCTGCGTCCCACTCTCGACCATATCCGCTACACTGGAACTTTTCCTTTGTGA
- the LOC104785442 gene encoding protein DA1-related 2 isoform X1, which produces MDSSSSSSSSSSPSSSYGVARVSHISNPCIFGEVGSSSSSTYRDKRWKLMKWVSKLFKSGSNGGSGAARTNHHPPQFQEDENMVFPLPPSSLDDRSRGGRDKEELDRAISLSLADDRKRPHGYGWSTDNNRDFPRPFHGGLNPSSFIPPYDPSYQCRRRQSRICGGCNRDIGMGNYLGCMGTFFHPECFCCHSCGYAITEHEFSLSGTKPYHKLCFKELTHPKCEVCHHFIPTNDAGLIEYRCHPFWNQKYCPAHEYDKTARCCSCERLESWDVRYYTLDDGRSLCLECMETAITDTGECQPLYHAIRDYYEGMYMKLDQQIPMLLVQREALNDAIVGEKNGYHHMPETRGLCLSEEQTVTSVLRRPRLGAHRLVGMRTQPQKLIRKCEVTAILVLYGLPRLLTGAILAHELMHGWLRLKGYRNLNPEVEEGICQVLSYMWLESEVLSDTSSRNLPSTSSAAMPSSSSSSNKKGGKSNVEKKLGEFFKHQIAHDASPAYGGGFRAANAAVCKYGLRPTLDHIRYTGTFPL; this is translated from the exons atggattcttcttcctcttcctcttcttcttcttctccttcctcttcctACGGTGTTGCTCGTGTCAGCCATATCTCCAATCCTTGTATCTTCG GGGAAGTTGGGTCGTCATCTTCGTCAACATATAGAGATAAGAGATGGAAGTTGATGAAATGGGTGAGTAAGCTTTTCAAGAGTGGCTCTAATGGTGGTAGTGGTGCAGCTCGCACtaatcatcatcctcctcagTTTCAAGAGGACGAGAATATGGTCTTTCCTCTACCTCCTTCTTCTTTG GATGATCGGTCGAGAGGTGGACGGGACAAAGAAGAACTCGACCGTGCAATTTCACTTTCTCTAGCTGACGACAGGAAGCGCCCACATG GGTATGGTTGGTCTACGGATAACAATCGAGATTTTCCAAGGCCTTTTCACGGTGGCTTGAATCCATCATCCTTCATTCCACCGTATGATCCTTCCTATCAATGCAGACGAAGACAAAG TAGAATATGCGGTGGTTGCAATCGTGATATTGGAATGGGTAACTATCTAGGATGCATGGGCACATTCTTTCATCCAGAATGCTTCTGTTGCCACTCTTGTGGTTACGCTATCACTGAGCATGAG TTCTCTCTGTCAGGAACCAAACCCTATCATAAGCTTTGTTTCAAAGAGCTTACTCATCCCAAATGCGAAGTTTGTCACCATTTT ATCCCAACTAATGATGCTGGTTTGATCGAGTATCGATGCCATCCGTTTTGGAACCAAAAGTATTGCCCGGCTCACGAATACGATAAAACCGCTCGTTGTTGTAGCTGTGAACGCTTGGAG TCATGGGATGTGAGATATTACACGTTAGACGATGGGAGAAGTTTGTGTTTAGAATGCATGGAAACTGCGATAACCGATACTGGAGAGTGTCAACCGCTTTACCACGCGATAAGAGACTATTACGAAGGAATGTACATGAAACTTGATCAACAGATTCCTATGCTTCTTGTTCAAAGAGAAGCTCTCAATGATGCTATCGTAGGAGAGAAAAAC GGATACCATCACATGCCTGAGACAAGAGGTTTATGCTTGTCAGAAGAACAAACAGTTACAAGT GTTCTTAGAAGACCGAGACTTGGTGCTCACCGTCTTGTAGGTATGAGAACTCAGCCACAAAAGCTAATACGAAAATGTGAAGTCACTGCGATTCTAGTTCTCTACGGCCTCCCAAG GTTACTAACCGGAGCTATTCTCGCCCATGAGCTCATGCACGGATGGCTAAGGCTCAAAG GGTATAGAAACCTTAACCCTGAGGTAGAGGAAGGAATCTGCCAAGTCCTCTCTTACATGTGGCTTGAATCTGAGGTTCTCTCAGATACTTCATCAAGAAACTTGCCTTCAACATCATCGGCGGCCatgccatcatcatcatcgtcttctaaCAAGAAAGGAGGGAAATCAAACGTGGAGAAGAAACTTGGAGAGTTCTTTAAGCATCAGATAGCTCATGATGCATCTCCAGCTTATGGAGGAGGTTTCAGAGCAGCAAATGCAGCGGTTTGTAAGTACGGTCTGCGTCCCACTCTCGACCATATCCGCTACACTGGAACTTTTCCTTTGTGA
- the LOC104785442 gene encoding protein DA1-related 2 isoform X4, with the protein MDSSSSSSSSSSPSSSYGVARVSHISNPCIFGEVGSSSSSTYRDKRWKLMKWVSKLFKSGSNGGSGAARTNHHPPQFQEDENMDDRSRGGRDKEELDRAISLSLADDRKRPHGYGWSTDNNRDFPRPFHGGLNPSSFIPPYDPSYQCRRRQRICGGCNRDIGMGNYLGCMGTFFHPECFCCHSCGYAITEHEFSLSGTKPYHKLCFKELTHPKCEVCHHFIPTNDAGLIEYRCHPFWNQKYCPAHEYDKTARCCSCERLESWDVRYYTLDDGRSLCLECMETAITDTGECQPLYHAIRDYYEGMYMKLDQQIPMLLVQREALNDAIVGEKNGYHHMPETRGLCLSEEQTVTSVLRRPRLGAHRLVGMRTQPQKLIRKCEVTAILVLYGLPRLLTGAILAHELMHGWLRLKGYRNLNPEVEEGICQVLSYMWLESEVLSDTSSRNLPSTSSAAMPSSSSSSNKKGGKSNVEKKLGEFFKHQIAHDASPAYGGGFRAANAAVCKYGLRPTLDHIRYTGTFPL; encoded by the exons atggattcttcttcctcttcctcttcttcttcttctccttcctcttcctACGGTGTTGCTCGTGTCAGCCATATCTCCAATCCTTGTATCTTCG GGGAAGTTGGGTCGTCATCTTCGTCAACATATAGAGATAAGAGATGGAAGTTGATGAAATGGGTGAGTAAGCTTTTCAAGAGTGGCTCTAATGGTGGTAGTGGTGCAGCTCGCACtaatcatcatcctcctcagTTTCAAGAGGACGAGAATATG GATGATCGGTCGAGAGGTGGACGGGACAAAGAAGAACTCGACCGTGCAATTTCACTTTCTCTAGCTGACGACAGGAAGCGCCCACATG GGTATGGTTGGTCTACGGATAACAATCGAGATTTTCCAAGGCCTTTTCACGGTGGCTTGAATCCATCATCCTTCATTCCACCGTATGATCCTTCCTATCAATGCAGACGAAGACAAAG AATATGCGGTGGTTGCAATCGTGATATTGGAATGGGTAACTATCTAGGATGCATGGGCACATTCTTTCATCCAGAATGCTTCTGTTGCCACTCTTGTGGTTACGCTATCACTGAGCATGAG TTCTCTCTGTCAGGAACCAAACCCTATCATAAGCTTTGTTTCAAAGAGCTTACTCATCCCAAATGCGAAGTTTGTCACCATTTT ATCCCAACTAATGATGCTGGTTTGATCGAGTATCGATGCCATCCGTTTTGGAACCAAAAGTATTGCCCGGCTCACGAATACGATAAAACCGCTCGTTGTTGTAGCTGTGAACGCTTGGAG TCATGGGATGTGAGATATTACACGTTAGACGATGGGAGAAGTTTGTGTTTAGAATGCATGGAAACTGCGATAACCGATACTGGAGAGTGTCAACCGCTTTACCACGCGATAAGAGACTATTACGAAGGAATGTACATGAAACTTGATCAACAGATTCCTATGCTTCTTGTTCAAAGAGAAGCTCTCAATGATGCTATCGTAGGAGAGAAAAAC GGATACCATCACATGCCTGAGACAAGAGGTTTATGCTTGTCAGAAGAACAAACAGTTACAAGT GTTCTTAGAAGACCGAGACTTGGTGCTCACCGTCTTGTAGGTATGAGAACTCAGCCACAAAAGCTAATACGAAAATGTGAAGTCACTGCGATTCTAGTTCTCTACGGCCTCCCAAG GTTACTAACCGGAGCTATTCTCGCCCATGAGCTCATGCACGGATGGCTAAGGCTCAAAG GGTATAGAAACCTTAACCCTGAGGTAGAGGAAGGAATCTGCCAAGTCCTCTCTTACATGTGGCTTGAATCTGAGGTTCTCTCAGATACTTCATCAAGAAACTTGCCTTCAACATCATCGGCGGCCatgccatcatcatcatcgtcttctaaCAAGAAAGGAGGGAAATCAAACGTGGAGAAGAAACTTGGAGAGTTCTTTAAGCATCAGATAGCTCATGATGCATCTCCAGCTTATGGAGGAGGTTTCAGAGCAGCAAATGCAGCGGTTTGTAAGTACGGTCTGCGTCCCACTCTCGACCATATCCGCTACACTGGAACTTTTCCTTTGTGA